In Synechococcus sp. PCC 6312, one genomic interval encodes:
- the kdpA gene encoding potassium-transporting ATPase subunit KdpA — protein MLFGFLQISLILIILVLVAPPLGYYMAGVFSGEQAKLGRIFQPVERLLFQASGINPHISMTAWQYIRALLMSNLVMGLFVFVLQLAQGFLPLNPTGLGEPTWDLALHTAVSFITNTNQQHYSGETTYSYLTQAGGLGYLMFTSAATGIAVAIAFIRGLTGQPIGNFYQDLVLAITRILLPISMIGAILLVIAGVPETLAGPAQATTLEGATQFIARGPVAHFEIIKQLGENGGGFFGINSAHPFENPNNFSNLLETVIMLVIPAGLVITYGKMANNPKQGWLLFWLVFLIFTFLIVITAIGEFEGNPIVNQLLGESAPNLEGKEVRFGWALTALWAVATTGTMCGAVNGMHDSLMPPGGFSALSDMFLQIIWGGQGTGTAYLFVFLILTVFLTGLMVGRTPEFLGRKIEKKEIVLASVILLIHPIAILIPAAITLAFPEQLAGISNPGFHGISQVVYEYASAAANNGSGFEGLGDNTVWWNLSATFSLLAGRYIPIMALIFLAEGLAQKQPVPETIGTLRTDTVLFTAVTGGSILILGALTFLPVLALGPITEAFELIHLSGN, from the coding sequence ATGTTGTTTGGCTTTCTCCAAATTTCTTTAATTCTAATCATTCTGGTTCTGGTAGCTCCTCCCTTGGGCTATTACATGGCGGGTGTATTCTCTGGTGAACAAGCCAAATTAGGGCGAATTTTTCAGCCAGTTGAACGCTTGTTATTCCAGGCCAGTGGCATCAATCCCCATATTTCAATGACAGCCTGGCAATACATTCGGGCTTTGCTGATGAGTAACTTGGTGATGGGTTTATTTGTCTTTGTCCTACAACTGGCCCAAGGTTTTTTACCCCTCAATCCGACTGGTTTAGGCGAACCAACGTGGGATTTAGCCCTGCATACAGCCGTATCTTTCATCACCAATACCAATCAACAGCATTACTCCGGCGAAACCACCTACAGCTATCTGACCCAGGCCGGGGGCTTAGGCTATCTCATGTTTACTTCGGCGGCGACTGGGATTGCGGTGGCTATTGCCTTTATTCGGGGACTAACAGGGCAACCCATTGGTAACTTTTATCAGGATTTGGTTTTAGCCATTACCCGGATTCTTTTACCCATTTCAATGATTGGAGCCATTCTTTTGGTGATTGCTGGAGTTCCGGAAACCCTAGCTGGCCCGGCCCAAGCAACCACATTAGAAGGAGCTACCCAATTCATTGCCCGCGGGCCCGTGGCTCATTTTGAAATTATCAAGCAACTAGGAGAAAACGGCGGCGGCTTTTTTGGGATTAACTCGGCCCATCCCTTTGAAAATCCCAATAATTTCAGTAATCTCCTCGAAACGGTGATCATGCTGGTGATCCCGGCTGGCCTGGTAATTACCTATGGCAAGATGGCTAACAATCCCAAACAAGGCTGGTTGCTATTCTGGTTAGTCTTTTTGATCTTTACGTTTCTGATTGTCATTACGGCTATTGGAGAGTTTGAAGGAAATCCGATAGTTAATCAGCTTCTAGGAGAATCAGCCCCAAACTTGGAAGGCAAAGAAGTCCGATTTGGTTGGGCTTTAACGGCACTCTGGGCTGTGGCGACGACGGGGACAATGTGTGGGGCAGTCAATGGGATGCACGACTCGTTAATGCCACCGGGGGGATTTTCGGCACTGTCGGATATGTTTCTGCAAATTATTTGGGGTGGGCAAGGTACAGGTACAGCCTATTTATTTGTGTTTTTAATCCTCACAGTGTTTTTGACAGGCCTTATGGTGGGACGTACCCCAGAATTTCTCGGACGGAAAATTGAAAAGAAAGAAATTGTCTTAGCCAGTGTGATTTTACTGATCCATCCGATTGCAATTCTGATTCCAGCCGCGATTACCCTAGCTTTTCCTGAGCAATTAGCAGGCATCAGTAATCCGGGGTTTCATGGCATTTCCCAAGTGGTTTATGAATATGCCTCTGCTGCCGCTAACAATGGTTCTGGGTTCGAGGGCCTGGGGGATAACACTGTCTGGTGGAATTTAAGTGCGACATTTTCCCTACTGGCGGGTCGCTATATCCCCATCATGGCCTTGATTTTCTTGGCAGAGGGCCTGGCGCAGAAACAACCCGTTCCCGAAACCATTGGCACTCTTCGCACCGATACTGTTTTGTTTACGGCAGTTACAGGTGGTTCGATTTTAATTCTCGGAGCTTTAACTTTCTTACCTGTCTTAGCCTTGGGCCCGATTACAGAAGCCTTTGAGCTAATTCACTTGAGTGGAAACTAA
- the kdpB gene encoding potassium-transporting ATPase subunit KdpB — protein MKIIKPQPGGPRSARRHTPKANLSGLYQRAATEAFLKLDPRVAIKNPVMFLVWVGTIITFLLTLNPGLFGVVTSDRSHIFNGLICFILLATVLFANFAEAVAEGRGKAQADALRSTRSDIIAQKQNPDGSFVAVSSSALRKGDRIRVVAGEMIPMDGEVLSGVAAVDESAITGESAPVLKEPGSDVASSVTGGTRVISDELLIGITVDPGKGFIDRMIALVEGAERSKTPNEIALTVLLAVLTLVFLIVVATLPPPANYINNPVSVATLIALLVALIPTTIGGLLSAIGIAGMDRVAQFNVVATSGRAVEACGDINTLVLDKTGTITLGNRLAESFIPVNGHSLEKVASVALAASIFDTTPEGKSIVRLAEQLGAKVDFALETATGIEFSARTRMSGTDLPQGAEFRKGAVDAIRGFVRSRGGQATADVETAYETVSRQGGTPLAVCQDQEIYGVIYLKDIIKPGIRERFAQLRRMGVKTVMLTGDNRITAQYIAQEAGVDDFIAEATPEDKIRVIQQEQAAGKLVAMTGDGTNDAPALAQANVGVAMNSGTQAAKEAANMVDLDSDPTKLIDLVTIGKQLLITRGALTTFSLANDIAKYFAIIPAMFAAIGIGALNVMGLKSPESAVLSALIYNALIIPALIPLALKGVNFRPLTANQLLQRNILIYGLGGIIAPFIAIKVIDVLIGNVGIV, from the coding sequence ATGAAGATCATAAAACCTCAACCTGGTGGCCCCCGCTCAGCCCGCCGTCACACCCCAAAGGCCAACTTATCTGGACTCTATCAACGGGCCGCTACAGAGGCATTTCTGAAATTAGATCCCCGTGTTGCCATCAAAAATCCCGTCATGTTTCTGGTCTGGGTTGGGACAATCATCACGTTTTTATTAACCCTTAACCCAGGCCTGTTTGGGGTAGTTACCAGTGATCGGTCGCATATTTTCAATGGCTTAATTTGTTTCATTTTGTTGGCCACCGTTCTATTTGCCAATTTTGCTGAAGCGGTTGCCGAGGGACGCGGAAAAGCCCAGGCCGACGCCTTACGATCCACCCGTTCTGATATCATTGCTCAAAAGCAAAATCCTGATGGTAGTTTCGTTGCTGTCAGTTCCAGTGCGCTCCGTAAAGGAGATCGGATTAGAGTTGTCGCTGGAGAAATGATCCCGATGGATGGCGAGGTGTTGTCCGGGGTAGCAGCCGTGGATGAATCTGCCATTACAGGTGAGTCGGCCCCAGTCCTCAAAGAACCCGGATCCGATGTAGCCAGTTCGGTAACGGGGGGAACGCGGGTGATTTCCGATGAGCTATTGATTGGGATTACGGTTGATCCGGGTAAAGGCTTTATTGATCGGATGATTGCCCTAGTCGAAGGTGCAGAACGCAGTAAAACCCCTAATGAAATTGCCTTAACCGTGTTGTTAGCCGTTTTAACACTGGTGTTTCTAATTGTGGTTGCCACGTTACCGCCCCCTGCTAATTACATTAACAATCCCGTCAGTGTCGCCACGTTGATTGCGTTACTAGTTGCGCTAATTCCCACTACGATTGGGGGCCTGTTGAGTGCCATTGGGATTGCCGGAATGGATCGGGTGGCGCAGTTTAATGTTGTCGCAACATCGGGGCGAGCAGTCGAGGCCTGTGGTGACATTAATACCCTGGTCTTAGATAAAACCGGAACCATCACCTTGGGTAATCGCTTGGCTGAGTCCTTTATTCCCGTGAATGGTCATTCATTAGAGAAAGTTGCCAGTGTTGCTCTAGCTGCCAGTATCTTTGACACCACTCCCGAAGGAAAATCCATCGTCCGTCTCGCGGAACAGTTGGGAGCTAAGGTTGACTTTGCTTTAGAAACGGCCACCGGGATTGAATTTTCGGCCCGAACCCGGATGAGTGGGACAGATTTACCCCAAGGCGCAGAATTTCGCAAAGGAGCTGTAGATGCGATCCGAGGCTTTGTCCGCTCGCGGGGAGGCCAGGCCACGGCAGATGTGGAAACAGCCTATGAAACGGTGTCTCGTCAAGGAGGAACGCCCTTAGCCGTCTGCCAGGATCAAGAAATTTACGGGGTAATTTACCTGAAAGACATCATCAAACCAGGGATTCGCGAACGCTTTGCTCAACTGCGGCGGATGGGGGTTAAAACCGTCATGCTCACTGGCGATAACCGGATCACGGCTCAATATATTGCCCAAGAAGCCGGGGTGGATGACTTTATTGCCGAAGCGACCCCAGAAGACAAAATTCGAGTCATTCAACAGGAACAGGCAGCCGGAAAGTTAGTTGCGATGACCGGAGATGGCACTAATGATGCTCCAGCTCTGGCCCAGGCCAATGTCGGGGTAGCCATGAACTCGGGAACACAAGCCGCCAAAGAAGCTGCAAACATGGTGGATTTAGATTCCGACCCAACAAAGTTGATTGATTTAGTCACGATTGGCAAGCAATTACTCATTACTAGGGGAGCCTTAACCACCTTTTCTCTTGCTAATGACATTGCTAAATACTTTGCAATTATTCCAGCCATGTTTGCGGCGATTGGGATTGGAGCCTTGAACGTTATGGGGTTAAAAAGCCCAGAATCCGCCGTGTTGTCTGCCCTGATTTATAACGCTTTGATTATTCCGGCCTTAATTCCCTTGGCATTAAAAGGGGTAAATTTCCGACCCTTAACCGCAAATCAGTTATTGCAACGGAATATTCTCATCTATGGCCTGGGGGGGATTATTGCGCCGTTTATTGCCATTAAAGTCATTGATGTTTTGATTGGTAACGTTGGTATTGTTTAA
- a CDS encoding potassium-transporting ATPase subunit F yields MLKHSHTNLRIKDWPKISSLNLPDISPKSRNRFLTILTLLLLQLLLAEGVYAATQAGLERGNAYAIAGLLILVMGLGIYLMVVIIEPERF; encoded by the coding sequence ATGTTAAAGCATTCTCATACAAATTTAAGGATCAAGGATTGGCCAAAAATTAGCTCGCTCAATCTGCCTGATATCTCTCCGAAAAGCCGTAACCGATTTCTGACAATTTTGACTCTATTGTTGCTGCAATTATTGTTAGCAGAAGGAGTTTATGCGGCTACCCAGGCAGGATTAGAACGGGGAAATGCTTATGCCATCGCAGGATTATTGATTTTAGTTATGGGCCTGGGAATCTATTTAATGGTGGTGATTATTGAACCAGAACGTTTTTAA
- a CDS encoding HNH endonuclease, with protein sequence MSINNELKQAIRQRANYLCEYCHSSERLSAGRFTIEHLIPKSLGGFDDPKNLALACRRCNERRYNFIAGFDPETEMVVPLFNPRQNQWQEHFIWLNRGLLIKGITPIGRATCIRLDLNDSRYPEADSIRETRRFWLKTGLHPPAEDLCED encoded by the coding sequence ATGTCAATCAATAATGAACTCAAACAAGCCATTCGTCAGCGAGCCAATTACTTATGTGAGTATTGTCACTCTTCAGAACGACTCAGTGCGGGGAGGTTTACGATTGAGCATCTTATTCCAAAGTCGCTAGGTGGTTTTGATGATCCAAAAAATCTTGCTCTCGCCTGTCGCCGTTGTAATGAGAGACGTTATAACTTTATTGCCGGATTTGATCCTGAGACTGAGATGGTTGTTCCGCTTTTTAACCCACGCCAAAATCAATGGCAGGAACACTTTATTTGGCTAAATCGGGGTCTTCTCATTAAAGGAATTACACCTATTGGCCGTGCAACTTGTATTCGCCTTGATCTGAATGATAGCCGTTACCCAGAAGCCGATTCAATTCGAGAAACTAGGCGATTTTGGCTCAAGACAGGATTACATCCACCAGCAGAAGATTTATGTGAAGACTGA
- a CDS encoding sensor histidine kinase KdpD, whose protein sequence is MTLSKCIYWLIGALFLIIIILEFSTPPPYVFGYLYISVVILASTQLSQRETVIITGLGVFLTLLNLAVPGLEHINSITLANRLLVALALIVTGWLGQQLQNYKFRLLQQEVQLKSQSELARIREDFILTLTHDLKTPLLGAIETLKAMEIIQFGPITNAQKNAIQIMIRSHQKTLKLVETMLDVYEIDNQGLQLHLQPIDLIDLIAEVIAKLTQLALSRQVHLRLIQGESEFRSNCWILGDSMQLERVLTNLIANGLNYSQRGGKVEVQISLKQSFYQVNIKDEGLGIASDELPFLFEQFYQGHHHRQAKGTGLGLYLSRQIITAHGGKLWADPLVSGASFNFTLPGYFGERSTSA, encoded by the coding sequence ATGACATTAAGTAAGTGCATCTATTGGTTAATCGGAGCTTTATTCCTAATTATCATTATTCTCGAATTTAGTACCCCGCCACCCTATGTCTTTGGTTATCTCTATATCAGTGTTGTCATTCTAGCTAGTACTCAACTCAGTCAACGGGAAACGGTTATCATTACAGGCCTAGGGGTGTTTTTAACCCTTTTAAATTTAGCCGTTCCCGGCCTGGAGCATATCAACAGTATTACCTTAGCAAACCGTTTATTGGTAGCTTTAGCATTAATCGTCACAGGCTGGTTGGGGCAACAACTCCAGAATTATAAGTTTCGCCTTCTCCAGCAAGAAGTCCAATTAAAAAGTCAATCTGAGTTAGCTCGGATTCGAGAAGATTTTATTTTAACCTTAACCCATGATCTGAAAACGCCCCTCTTAGGAGCTATTGAAACCTTAAAGGCGATGGAAATAATTCAGTTTGGCCCAATCACAAATGCGCAGAAAAATGCAATTCAAATTATGATTCGGAGTCATCAAAAAACCTTGAAATTGGTTGAAACGATGTTAGATGTCTATGAAATTGATAACCAAGGTTTACAACTGCATTTACAACCCATTGACTTAATCGATTTAATTGCTGAAGTGATTGCCAAATTAACTCAACTTGCGCTATCTCGACAGGTGCATCTAAGATTGATTCAAGGCGAATCAGAATTTCGATCTAATTGTTGGATACTAGGAGATTCAATGCAACTAGAACGAGTTTTAACCAACTTGATTGCCAACGGCCTTAACTATTCTCAGCGCGGCGGTAAGGTGGAAGTCCAGATCAGCTTAAAACAGTCTTTTTATCAAGTGAATATCAAGGATGAGGGCCTGGGAATTGCCTCCGATGAGTTGCCGTTTCTATTTGAACAGTTTTATCAAGGCCATCATCACCGTCAAGCCAAGGGAACAGGTTTAGGTCTCTATCTCAGTCGGCAAATTATAACAGCTCACGGAGGTAAACTATGGGCAGACCCTTTGGTATCAGGAGCTAGTTTTAATTTCACCCTACCTGGTTACTTTGGGGAGCGGTCAACCTCGGCCTAA
- the kdpC gene encoding K(+)-transporting ATPase subunit C translates to MRDFVIAIRSSVVLWLLTALIYPLVILGIAQVGFPFQANGSLLTNSSQQIIGSTLIGQTFTSERYFWGRPSVVNYSENKEANPTGLSGASNLAPSNPELLNRIKPEIDRLQQARVKPTADLIYSSGSGLDPHISIAAAQAQINRIAQARNLTPENLTTLINQHTDGRFLGIFGEPGVNVLQLNLALDQR, encoded by the coding sequence ATGCGTGATTTCGTGATTGCTATTCGCAGTTCTGTTGTTTTGTGGCTTTTAACCGCTTTAATTTATCCTCTAGTGATTTTAGGGATTGCTCAAGTTGGATTTCCATTCCAGGCCAATGGCAGTCTACTCACTAACTCTAGTCAACAAATTATCGGCTCGACTCTGATTGGACAAACTTTTACCTCAGAGCGTTATTTCTGGGGCCGACCCAGCGTGGTTAACTACAGTGAAAATAAAGAGGCAAATCCAACCGGTTTATCAGGGGCCAGTAATTTAGCACCGAGCAATCCTGAATTATTAAACCGGATCAAACCGGAGATTGATCGTTTACAACAAGCCAGAGTTAAACCCACCGCCGATTTAATCTATAGTTCCGGTTCTGGTTTAGATCCTCATATTTCCATTGCCGCAGCCCAGGCCCAGATTAACCGCATTGCCCAGGCCCGCAACCTCACCCCGGAAAACCTAACGACCCTGATCAATCAACATACAGATGGACGCTTTTTGGGAATATTCGGTGAACCAGGGGTGAATGTTTTGCAACTGAATCTTGCCTTGGATCAGCGTTAG
- a CDS encoding DUF2092 domain-containing protein, with protein sequence MNRQPLVLKLSFLILPLLAWATTATEAHSQTPPSVNPVDPAAIKIIKAMGERLQAAKTFSFTATTAYESPSRIGPPLVYFSSSQVLVQRPNNLRVITTADGPKSEFYYNGKTMVAFAPNENLVAVAAAPNNLDSALKEAYQKASIYFPFTDFIVSNPHEDLIKELKFAFVVGQSQVVGGTATDIVAMGNDQIFAQVWIGTEDHLPRALRAVYRNDPSRLRHQVEFSNWLINPPVTATMFTPTNTAKALKIPFASPVILNPPKPSNK encoded by the coding sequence ATGAACCGACAACCCCTTGTTCTTAAACTGTCATTTCTGATATTACCCCTCCTGGCCTGGGCAACAACAGCAACCGAAGCTCATTCCCAAACTCCTCCCAGTGTCAATCCGGTTGATCCGGCCGCGATTAAAATCATCAAAGCCATGGGTGAACGATTACAGGCCGCGAAAACGTTCTCCTTTACAGCCACTACAGCCTATGAAAGTCCATCTCGGATCGGGCCACCCCTAGTCTATTTTTCATCCTCACAAGTTCTGGTTCAACGTCCTAACAACCTCCGCGTCATTACCACAGCCGATGGCCCTAAAAGTGAGTTTTACTACAATGGCAAGACGATGGTGGCCTTTGCTCCCAATGAAAATCTTGTCGCTGTAGCTGCGGCTCCTAATAACTTGGATTCAGCACTTAAGGAAGCCTACCAGAAAGCCTCAATTTACTTTCCTTTTACAGATTTCATTGTCTCTAATCCCCATGAAGACCTCATCAAGGAATTAAAATTTGCCTTTGTTGTGGGTCAATCTCAAGTTGTGGGAGGAACAGCCACTGATATTGTTGCTATGGGTAATGATCAGATCTTCGCTCAGGTTTGGATTGGAACTGAGGATCACCTACCACGGGCATTACGGGCTGTTTATCGCAATGACCCCTCTCGGTTACGACATCAGGTTGAATTTTCAAATTGGTTGATTAATCCCCCAGTGACTGCCACTATGTTTACCCCAACCAATACTGCCAAGGCCCTAAAAATTCCCTTTGCTTCCCCTGTGATTCTTAATCCTCCAAAACCTTCTAACAAATAA
- a CDS encoding universal stress protein yields MKNPSETELHTLSTKNHLGPSRRGKHKIFIGMCPGVGKTYRMLEEGRRLKQEGLDVVIGLLETHGRKETQERATGLELIPRKALSWQGKTFTEMDIEATIERKPQLALIDELAHTNVPGSEREKRYQDVEVILQAGIDVYSTVNIQHLESLNDLVFKISSVVVRERIPDRLLDEADEVVVVDVTPETLQQRLKEGKIYAPEKIDQALQNFFQRQTLTLLRELSLREIADSVEEDVREMQQDYCNIQERVLVCISTYPNSVQLLRRGGRIAHYMNARLYVLFVADPNRFLSKSESLYIETCERLCQELPGEFIRIESVDIVGTIAQVVQEKHITQIVIGESRRSRWQTLLRGSVSQKLMRKLATVDLHIIANTP; encoded by the coding sequence ATGAAAAATCCTTCTGAGACAGAACTGCACACTCTATCCACGAAGAATCATCTTGGCCCATCTCGCCGCGGCAAACATAAGATTTTTATTGGGATGTGTCCAGGGGTTGGCAAAACTTACCGGATGTTAGAAGAAGGACGACGACTCAAGCAAGAAGGCTTAGATGTAGTCATTGGCCTGTTAGAAACCCATGGTCGTAAAGAAACTCAAGAACGAGCCACTGGCCTGGAGTTAATTCCCCGCAAAGCATTGAGTTGGCAAGGGAAAACTTTTACAGAAATGGATATAGAAGCGACTATTGAACGTAAGCCCCAACTTGCCTTGATTGATGAATTAGCTCATACCAATGTGCCGGGATCAGAACGAGAAAAACGCTATCAAGATGTTGAAGTGATTTTACAAGCGGGTATTGATGTGTACTCGACTGTCAATATTCAACACCTAGAAAGCCTCAATGATTTAGTCTTCAAAATTTCTAGTGTGGTTGTGCGCGAGCGAATTCCAGATCGACTTTTGGATGAAGCTGATGAAGTGGTGGTTGTGGATGTCACGCCGGAAACCTTACAACAACGCTTAAAGGAAGGAAAAATTTACGCCCCAGAAAAAATTGACCAGGCCCTACAAAACTTCTTCCAACGTCAAACATTGACTTTACTCCGAGAGCTTTCATTACGTGAGATTGCCGATAGTGTCGAAGAAGATGTTCGAGAAATGCAGCAGGACTATTGCAATATTCAAGAGCGAGTTTTAGTCTGTATTTCGACTTATCCTAATTCTGTTCAATTATTGCGCCGGGGAGGACGAATTGCTCACTATATGAATGCGCGATTATATGTATTATTCGTTGCAGACCCTAATCGCTTCCTATCAAAATCTGAATCCTTATATATCGAAACCTGTGAACGATTGTGTCAAGAATTGCCAGGAGAATTTATTCGCATTGAGTCAGTTGATATTGTCGGGACGATTGCCCAAGTTGTTCAAGAAAAACATATCACTCAAATTGTCATTGGTGAAAGTCGTCGCAGTCGTTGGCAAACCCTATTACGTGGCTCAGTTAGTCAGAAACTTATGCGGAAATTGGCGACAGTGGATCTACACATTATTGCTAATACTCCCTAG
- a CDS encoding response regulator transcription factor, translating into MVSAPIRILLVEDDELFRLGLSTRLQQEVNFQVMAQAEDGETALDFLRTNVVDVVILDVGLPGLGGLETCYQIKQNYPKLPVLILTSHSSSNLITDLIKKQAQGYCLKGGASEHLVLAIQSVVAGASWWDTQATENIQSTYEMLPKTLETNADLPLTKREKEILSLIATGKSNIEIGQELYIAPGTVRVHVHAILHKLGMRDRTQAAIWAMQQGLDIPSDRN; encoded by the coding sequence ATGGTTTCTGCTCCTATCAGAATTTTATTAGTCGAAGATGATGAACTTTTTCGCTTGGGCCTTTCAACTCGGCTGCAACAGGAAGTAAATTTCCAAGTTATGGCCCAGGCCGAGGATGGAGAAACGGCTCTTGATTTCTTACGCACTAATGTTGTTGATGTGGTGATTTTAGATGTGGGTTTACCCGGCCTGGGGGGCTTAGAAACCTGCTACCAAATCAAACAAAATTATCCAAAATTGCCTGTCTTAATTCTTACCTCCCACAGCAGCTCGAATCTAATTACAGATTTAATCAAAAAACAGGCCCAAGGGTATTGCCTAAAAGGAGGAGCCAGTGAACATTTAGTCTTAGCAATTCAGTCAGTAGTTGCTGGTGCTTCATGGTGGGATACCCAGGCCACGGAAAACATTCAATCTACTTATGAAATGCTACCAAAAACTCTTGAAACCAATGCTGATTTGCCTCTGACTAAACGAGAAAAGGAAATTCTGTCACTGATTGCCACGGGTAAGAGTAATATCGAAATTGGGCAAGAGTTATATATTGCGCCGGGGACAGTCCGGGTTCACGTTCATGCTATTTTGCATAAGCTCGGGATGCGGGATCGGACTCAGGCGGCAATTTGGGCCATGCAGCAGGGTTTAGACATTCCATCTGACCGTAACTAA
- the dapF gene encoding diaminopimelate epimerase, giving the protein MKLAFSKYQGLGNDFILIDNRQQGELYLTADQAKTLCDRHFGIGANGVIFLCSPADATCDYQMAMFNSDGSVAEMCGNGIRCLAKFIAALESHAPDQAWIYRVETLAGVMTLNLQTDGRVSVNMGTPKLLASEIPTTLSDPDQKVIDVPLELAGQTWQLTCVSMGNPHAITFVENVAAIPLAELGPRFEHHSMFPQRTNTEFVEVIRPDYLKMRVWERGAGATLACGTGACATVVAGVLTQRALPQATVELPGGCLDIDWQQTTQAIYMTGPANHVFDGVTDLEN; this is encoded by the coding sequence ATGAAACTAGCATTTAGCAAATACCAAGGCCTGGGCAATGATTTTATCCTGATTGATAATCGTCAACAGGGAGAGCTTTACCTAACTGCTGACCAGGCCAAGACTTTGTGTGACCGACATTTTGGCATTGGGGCCAATGGAGTTATTTTTCTCTGTAGCCCTGCTGATGCCACCTGTGACTACCAAATGGCCATGTTTAACAGTGATGGCTCCGTGGCTGAAATGTGCGGGAATGGGATTCGCTGTTTGGCCAAGTTTATTGCGGCCTTAGAGTCCCATGCTCCTGACCAGGCCTGGATCTATCGGGTTGAAACCTTGGCGGGGGTAATGACTCTTAACTTACAAACTGATGGCCGGGTCAGTGTCAATATGGGAACTCCCAAATTACTCGCCAGTGAAATCCCCACAACCTTGAGCGACCCCGATCAAAAAGTGATTGATGTGCCGTTAGAACTAGCTGGACAGACTTGGCAACTCACCTGTGTCAGTATGGGAAATCCCCACGCAATTACGTTTGTTGAGAATGTCGCTGCTATCCCCCTGGCTGAATTGGGGCCGCGGTTTGAACATCACTCCATGTTTCCCCAACGGACGAATACGGAATTTGTCGAAGTTATCCGACCTGACTATCTGAAGATGCGTGTCTGGGAACGGGGGGCTGGGGCGACCTTGGCCTGTGGAACGGGGGCCTGTGCAACGGTGGTGGCTGGAGTCTTAACTCAACGGGCCTTACCCCAAGCTACGGTTGAACTTCCCGGTGGTTGTCTGGATATTGACTGGCAGCAAACAACTCAAGCCATTTATATGACGGGGCCGGCTAACCATGTGTTTGATGGGGTTACTGACTTAGAGAACTAG
- the rppA gene encoding two-component system response regulator RppA — MRILFAEDEVELAEPLGRVLGQAGYEVELVHDGAAALKVLSQPTVNGYDLVILDWMLPQVSGLEICQHLRKMGNLTPVLFLTARDTLDDRVQGLDAGADDYLIKPFELRELLARVRALLRRQGGLANVSQITAIGGLELDSENRLAYRNGRVITLAEKEAHLLTYFLAHPHQVLTHDDIRNYLWPGNHPPSSNVLAAQIRLLRRKIERPGETALIHTVYGKGYRFGEQPEEPLPGLAQSNSTWD; from the coding sequence GTGCGGATTTTATTTGCTGAAGATGAAGTTGAATTGGCCGAACCCTTGGGCCGGGTTTTGGGACAAGCGGGGTATGAGGTGGAATTGGTGCATGATGGAGCCGCAGCACTCAAAGTTCTATCTCAGCCAACCGTGAACGGGTATGACCTAGTTATTTTGGATTGGATGTTACCCCAGGTTTCTGGCCTGGAGATCTGTCAACATTTACGGAAGATGGGCAATCTCACCCCAGTCTTATTTTTAACCGCCCGAGATACGTTAGACGACCGAGTCCAAGGCCTAGATGCTGGAGCCGATGACTATTTAATTAAACCCTTTGAGCTACGGGAGTTGTTAGCGCGCGTCCGGGCTTTGTTGCGCCGACAGGGAGGCCTGGCCAATGTTAGCCAAATAACCGCAATTGGGGGCTTGGAATTGGATAGTGAGAATCGCTTGGCCTATCGCAATGGGCGAGTCATTACCTTGGCCGAAAAAGAAGCCCATCTGTTGACCTATTTTTTGGCTCACCCCCACCAAGTCCTTACCCATGATGACATTCGTAATTACCTTTGGCCGGGGAACCATCCACCGAGCAGTAATGTTTTAGCGGCCCAAATTCGCTTACTCCGGCGTAAAATTGAACGTCCCGGCGAAACAGCCCTGATTCATACGGTCTATGGGAAAGGCTATCGGTTTGGGGAACAACCAGAAGAACCCCTACCCGGCCTGGCTCAGTCCAATTCCACCTGGGATTGA